GTCCACGCCTGCGGTTATATCAGAACGCTATGGCCGTCGCGGACATTGCTCTTGGACATGGGAGGCGTGGCGCTGCTTGGCTCGCCTCGAACCCGTTGCCCGACAAGACGAGGAATGCCGATGAGTGTCACCTTCTCCCGCCGTTCGTTGCTCCGTACCGGGCTGGCGGTCACCGCGGGCCTCGCGACCGTGGGACTCTCAGTGCCCGCAACCGGCTCGGCGACGGTCTCGCGGAGCGTGTCGGCGGAGTTGCGGGCGTTGGAGTCACGACACGCCGCCCGACTCGGCGTGTTCGCGCTCAACGTTCGCTCGGGAGCCGTCGTCTCCTACCGCGCCCACGAGCTGTTCCCGATGTGCTCGACGTTCAAGACCCTCGAAGTCGCGGCCGTGCTCCGCGACCTCGACCACGACGGCACGTATCTCGACCGGTGGGTGCACTACACGGAGGCCGACCTGGTGCCGGGATCGCCGATCACCGAGCAGCACGCCGTGACGGGCATGCGGGTGGAGGACCTGTGTGCCGCGGCCATCCGGCAGAGCGACAACACGGCGGCGAACCTGCTGCTACGGCCGTTGGGGGGACCGAGCGGCATCACGCGCTTCTGCCGCTCGCTCGGTGACTCCGTCACCCGGCTCGACCGGTACGAGCCGGACCTGAGCGACGGTGTCCCCGGAGATCGGCGGGACACCACCACGCCCGCCGCCATCGCCGCCGACTACCGCCGACTGCTGCTCGGGCGTGCGCTCGACGACGCCGACCGGGATCGGTTGGTCACGTGGCTCACCGAGAGCGTCACGAGCGACACGCGGTTCCGCGCCGGACTGCCCTCCCACTGGCGGGTCGCGGACAAGACCGGGTCGGGCGGGTACGGCACGGCCAACGACGTGGGCGTGGCGTGGACGGACGACGGCACCCCGCTGGTGTTGGCCGTGCTGACGACCAAGGAGGTCGAGGACGCCGACTGGGACGACGACCTGGTCGCCGGCACGGCCGAGCTACTGGCGCACACGCTCGTCGGGTAGGTCGGCCCGTGAGCGGCCGGCGGCCTGGATCGCACCCGCACTTCCCCTGCTTCGAAAGCGCGGGTGAGGACGGGGGAGGCAGCGCGAACCGGTGTGAGACGGACGGCTGTGGTCACTCGGGTTTCGCCCCGTTGGAGCGCCTGATCGCACCGCGGGCGGCGTCGGGGACCTCGACGCCGCCCGCTGACGAAACCACTTCCGCGATCACGCCGGGGGGAGGTCGACCACCTCGGCCAGGTGCGCACGATGCCGCCCCGGCGTTCCCAACGCGAGCTCGTCGGCCTTGGCGCGCTTCAGGTACACGTGAGCCGGGTGCTCCCACGTCATACCGATCCCGCCGTGCAGTTGGATCGCCTCCTCGGCGGCGTGCACGGCCGCCGACGCGCAGTAGGACTGCGCCACGGCCACGGCCACCTCGACGTCGGAGCCGGGGTCGAACGCCTCGGACGAGGCGAGCACGTCGGCGGCATAGCGGGCGGAGGCTCGGGCGGCAACGAGCTCCAGCCACACGTCGGCGAGCCGGTGCTTGAGCGCCTGGAACGACCCGACCGGCCTGCCGAACTGGTGGCGCTGCCGCACGTACTCCACGGTCGTGTCCAGACACCACTGCGCCACGCCGAGCTGTTCCGACGCCAGCAGCCCCGCGGACGTCAGCAGGCCCCGTGTCAGCGCGACGGCGGCGTCGGGGCCGCTCACCAAGAGGTGGGCCGGGGCCCGCCGCAGCCGCACGTCACCCACGCGCCGGGTGAGGTCGAACGACACGACGTCGGCGATCTCCACCTCGGCGGCGGAGGCGTCCACCGCGAACAGCGCCGGGCCGTCCGGGCCCGTGGCGGGCACGACGAGGACGTCGGCGACGGAGACGTCGGCCACCGTGGTGACCGTCCCGTCGAGTACTCCCGCGTCCGCCCGGACCGTGGTCGGGAACTCCGCGTGCGGGGTCGTCGACAGCGGCACGGCCAACGCGGCCGTGGTCTCACCCGCCGCGAGTCGGCGCAGCAGCGCGGCCACCGGTTCGGCGTCGACGTCGGCGTTCAACAACACGGACGTCGCCAGGACGGCGCTACCCAGGAACGGCACCGGCGCGACGGCTCGGCCGAGCTCCTCCAGCACGAGTGCGGTCTCGCGGAACGACGCGCCCTGACCCCCGAGCCGCTCCGGCACGGGCAGCCCCACGAGCCCGAGGTCGGTGGACAGCGTCCGCCACAGCGCCGGGTCGTAGGTCGGTTCGCTGTCCGTGCCCGACACGAGCGAGGCGGGCAGCCCGCGGTCGGCCAGCACGTCGCGGACCGTGGCGCGCAGGTCGTCCTCGACGTCGGAGTACAGCAGGTTCGGGGTCATCGGGGCAGGTCCTTCCACGCGACGTCCTTGTCCACCCTGGGGTCGGCGGGCAGCCCGAGCACCCGCTCGGCGATGATGTTGCGCAGAATCTCCGAGGTGCCTCCCTCGATGGAGTTGCCCTTGGCCCGCAGGTACCGGTACCCGGCTTCGCGGCCGGTGAAGTCGACCCGCTCCGGCCTGCGCAGCGACCAGTCGTCGTAGCGCAGACCTTCCTCGCCCAGCAGCTCCAGTTCCAATCCGGACAGTGCCTGCGAAAGCCGGGCGAAGGCGAGTTTCATCGCCGACCCCTCCGGGCCCGGTGCTCCCGCCGCGAGTTGCTGCCGCAGTCGCACACCCGCGAGCCGGAACGCCTCCTGCTCCACCCACAGGCGCAGCAGCCGCTCGTGCAGTTCCGGGGTCCGCAGTTCCGGCCGGTTCCGCCAGGTCTCCACCACCCGGCCCAGCATGCCGCTCTCGCGTGGCGCGGCGTTGCCGCCGATGGCCACGCGCTCGTTCATCAGGGTCGTCTGCGCGACTCGCCAGCCCGCGCCGACCTCGCCCAGCCGGTGGGAGTCGGGGATCCGGACGTCGGTGAGGAACACCTCGTTGAACTCGGCCTCGCCGGTGATCTGCCGCAACGGGCGCACCTCGACCCCCGGCGCCGTCATGTCGCACACGAAGTACGTGATGCCCCGGTGTTTGGGGACGTCCGGGTCGGTCCGGGCGAGCAGGATGGCCCAGCGCGCGTTGTGGGCCGACGACGTCCACACCTTCTGACCGTTCACGACCCAGTCGTCGCCGTCACGGACGGCCCTGGTGGCCAGCGCCGCCAGATCCGAGCCCGCGCCCGGCTCGCTGAACAACTGGCACCAGATCTCCTCGCCGGTCCACAGCGGGCGGAGGAAGCGCCGCTTCTGCTCCTCGGTGCCGACGGCGAGGATCGTGGGCGCGGCCATGCCGAGCCCGATGCCGTTACGGCGGGGATCGTTGTCCGGCGCTCCCGCCTCCGCGAACGCGGCGTCCACCACCGGCTGTGCTTCCCTCGGCAGCCCGAGACCGCCGAGGCCGACGGGGTAGTGCACCCACGCCAACCCGGCGTCGAACCGGGCGCGCAGGAACTCCAGCCGGTCGGTGGTCGCCGGATCGTGCTCGGCGAGGAACGCCGCCACCCGTTCGCGAAGCTCGTACGTGTCCACGACGTCAGCGCTCATCACAGGTACCTCTTCAGCTCACGTCGGGCGAGGGAACGCTTGTGCACCTCGTCGGGGCCGTCGGCCAGGCGGAGCGTGCGCACCGCCGCCCACAGGGAGGCCAGCGGGAAGTCCTGGCTCAACCCACCCGCGCCGTGGAGCTGGATCGCCTTGTCGATGATCCACTCGACGGTACGCGGGGTGGCGATCTTGATGGCTTGGATCTCCGTGTGCGCGCCCTTGTTGCCCACGGTGTCCATGAGCCACGCGGTCCGCAGCACGAGCTGCCGGAGCTGTTCCACCCGGACCCGCGACTCGGCGATCCAGTCCTGCACCACGCCCTGTTCGGCGAGCGGCTTGCCGAACGCCACCCTGGACACCGCGCGGCGACACATCAGCTCGATGGCCCGCTCGGCCATGCCGATGGCCCTCATGCAGTGATGGATGCGGCCGGGACCGAGCCGGGCCTGGGCGATGGCGAATCCGTCGCCCTCACCTCCGATGAGGTTCTCGGCCGGGACCCGAACGTGGTCGAAGACGACCTCGGCGTGGCCGCCCGCCTCCTCGTCGCCGTAGCCGAACACGGTCATCGGACGCTTGACCTCGACCCCCGGAGTGTCGCGCGGAACGAGGATCATGCTCTGCTGCCGGTGCGGCGCCGCGTCCGGGTCGGTCTTGCCCATGACGATGAAGACGCGGCAGAGCGGGTTCATGGCGCCGGAGATGAACCACTTGCGACCGGTGATCACGTACTCGTCGCCGTCGCGTTCGATCCGGGTGCCGATGTTGCGGGCGTCGGAGGACGCGACGTCGGGTTCGGTCATGGCGAACGCCGACCGGATCTCGCCTTCGAGCAGCGGTTCCAGCCACTGCTTTTGCTGCTTGGGCGTGCCGAACTCGGTCAGCAACTCCATGTTGCCCGTGTCCGGTGCCGCGCAGTTGGTGGCGATCGGGGCGAGGTGGGGGCTGCGGCCGGTGATCTCGGCCAGCGGCGCGTACTGGACGTTGGTCAGGCCCGCACCGCGTGCACCGGGCAGGAACAGGTTCCACAACCCGCGACGGCGGGCCTCGGCCTTGAGCTCCTCGATCACCGGAAGTGTCGCCCACGGGTTCTCGGCGGCCTTCGTCTGCTCGGCCAGCACCGGTTCGGCGGGGTAGACGCACTCGTCCATGAACGTGAGCAACCGC
The window above is part of the Saccharomonospora glauca K62 genome. Proteins encoded here:
- the bla gene encoding class A beta-lactamase, encoding MSVTFSRRSLLRTGLAVTAGLATVGLSVPATGSATVSRSVSAELRALESRHAARLGVFALNVRSGAVVSYRAHELFPMCSTFKTLEVAAVLRDLDHDGTYLDRWVHYTEADLVPGSPITEQHAVTGMRVEDLCAAAIRQSDNTAANLLLRPLGGPSGITRFCRSLGDSVTRLDRYEPDLSDGVPGDRRDTTTPAAIAADYRRLLLGRALDDADRDRLVTWLTESVTSDTRFRAGLPSHWRVADKTGSGGYGTANDVGVAWTDDGTPLVLAVLTTKEVEDADWDDDLVAGTAELLAHTLVG
- a CDS encoding acyl-CoA dehydrogenase family protein; this encodes MTPNLLYSDVEDDLRATVRDVLADRGLPASLVSGTDSEPTYDPALWRTLSTDLGLVGLPVPERLGGQGASFRETALVLEELGRAVAPVPFLGSAVLATSVLLNADVDAEPVAALLRRLAAGETTAALAVPLSTTPHAEFPTTVRADAGVLDGTVTTVADVSVADVLVVPATGPDGPALFAVDASAAEVEIADVVSFDLTRRVGDVRLRRAPAHLLVSGPDAAVALTRGLLTSAGLLASEQLGVAQWCLDTTVEYVRQRHQFGRPVGSFQALKHRLADVWLELVAARASARYAADVLASSEAFDPGSDVEVAVAVAQSYCASAAVHAAEEAIQLHGGIGMTWEHPAHVYLKRAKADELALGTPGRHRAHLAEVVDLPPA
- a CDS encoding acyl-CoA dehydrogenase family protein, which encodes MSADVVDTYELRERVAAFLAEHDPATTDRLEFLRARFDAGLAWVHYPVGLGGLGLPREAQPVVDAAFAEAGAPDNDPRRNGIGLGMAAPTILAVGTEEQKRRFLRPLWTGEEIWCQLFSEPGAGSDLAALATRAVRDGDDWVVNGQKVWTSSAHNARWAILLARTDPDVPKHRGITYFVCDMTAPGVEVRPLRQITGEAEFNEVFLTDVRIPDSHRLGEVGAGWRVAQTTLMNERVAIGGNAAPRESGMLGRVVETWRNRPELRTPELHERLLRLWVEQEAFRLAGVRLRQQLAAGAPGPEGSAMKLAFARLSQALSGLELELLGEEGLRYDDWSLRRPERVDFTGREAGYRYLRAKGNSIEGGTSEILRNIIAERVLGLPADPRVDKDVAWKDLPR
- a CDS encoding acyl-CoA dehydrogenase family protein, with amino-acid sequence MDFAYDATTERYRERLLTFMDECVYPAEPVLAEQTKAAENPWATLPVIEELKAEARRRGLWNLFLPGARGAGLTNVQYAPLAEITGRSPHLAPIATNCAAPDTGNMELLTEFGTPKQQKQWLEPLLEGEIRSAFAMTEPDVASSDARNIGTRIERDGDEYVITGRKWFISGAMNPLCRVFIVMGKTDPDAAPHRQQSMILVPRDTPGVEVKRPMTVFGYGDEEAGGHAEVVFDHVRVPAENLIGGEGDGFAIAQARLGPGRIHHCMRAIGMAERAIELMCRRAVSRVAFGKPLAEQGVVQDWIAESRVRVEQLRQLVLRTAWLMDTVGNKGAHTEIQAIKIATPRTVEWIIDKAIQLHGAGGLSQDFPLASLWAAVRTLRLADGPDEVHKRSLARRELKRYL